From the genome of Labedella gwakjiensis:
CATGCACAAGAAGTTCTTCAAGGGCGTGTACTTCTACGTGCTCACGGCGCTCTTCGTGCCGTTCCCGATCATCATGCTCCCCGTGGTGCAGGAGACGGCGTTCCTCGGGATCGACAACCAGGTGGGGCTCATCCTGCTCTACACGGTCTACGGGCTGTCGCTCAACGTGTTCATCTACACGGCGTTCATCCGCTCGATCCCGATCGAGCTGGAGGAGGCCGCCCGCACGGACGGCGCCTCCACGTGGCGCGTGTTCTGGCAGGTGATCTTCCCGCTGCTCGGGCCGATGAACGCCACGGTCGGAATCCTCACGTGCGTGTGGGCGTGGAACGACTTCCTCCTGCCGCTCGTGATCCTGTCCGACCCGAACGCGCGCACGCTGCCGCTCGCGCAGTACGTGTTCCAGGGGCAGTTCAACACCGACTACACGACGGCGTTCGCGTCGTACCTCATGGCGATGGCGCCGCTCCTGCTCGTGTACGTCTTCGCCCAGCGCTGGGTGATCTCCGGCGTCATGCGGGGCTCCATCAAGTAGCGCCGGTGCGGCTCGTCAGCTGTCGCTGAACCCCGGCGCCGTCGAGCCCGTCGTCGAGTCGAAAGCGTGTTTCACTCGGCGACGCGGGAGACGACCAGCACCGTGACGTCATCGCTGGGCGGCTCCTCGGTCGACCGCGACACGATGCGGTCGAGGAACCGCGGCACGTCGACGCTCTCGCGGAGGTCCGCCGCGAGAGCGTCCAGTCCGGCGAGGGTGCCGTCATACAGATCGAGGACGCCGTCCGACACGGACACGAGAGTGTCGCCGACGGCGAGGCCCACCGCGAGCTCGTCCCACCCCGCGCCGACGTCCTGCAGGCCGATCGGCAGATCCGAGGAATGGAGACGGAGGACTTGACCATCACGCCTGACGAGCACGCTCAGCCCATGGCCGGCGTCGACGAATCGCACCGTATCCGCATCCGCGTCGATCACGGCGTGGAAGACCGTGACGAACGCGTCCTCCGAGTCGAGGGTGTCGTGCACCGCCGACTGCGCCCTCGTGAGGCTCATGCGGGGGGACGCATCGACGTCGGCCAATCCGGCAGCGAGGAGCGACCCGAGACGACCGGCGTGTGCACCCTTGCCCATGACATCTCCGAGGCTCGCGTTCACAAGCGTCTCGCCTGTCGCGTGCGTGTGGAAGTCGCCACTCGTATCGCCCCACGGAAGGTCGAGCGAATGGATCTGCAGGTCGCGGACGCGGAAGGCATCGAGAGTCGCACGCGACACATCGATCGTGTGCGCCGTGCGATCCGTGCTGTCGCGCAGCGCCTGCTGCGCCCAGCCGCCGAAGGCACGCAAACGGTCCTCCTCCGATCCGTCGAGCGTACGCGGAGCCGTGTCGAGCAGACAGAGAGTTCCGACAGCGGTGTCGTCCTCGAGTGAAAGGGGTATGCCGGCGTAGAACCGGATCCCGTTCTCCACGACGGCCGACCGGTCACGGAAACGGTCGTCCTCAGCAGTGTCGGGGACCATCAGGATGTGGTCCTGGCGCACCGTGTACTCGCAGAAGGCGGTGCCGAACGGACTGATCCATTTGTGTCCGTCCGGCTGGGGGGAGATCGTCTCGATCGCCTCGTCGTCGACGAGATTGACGACGGCGATCATCACGCCGAACGTCTCCTGCGCCGCGCGTGTGATCCGGTCGTACCGTTCCGACGCGTCCATGCCGGCGAGCCCGGTCGAAGCCACAGCCTGGGCTCGCTTCTTCTCGACGGCATCATCGATTTGTTCCCTCATCAGCCACCCCGCTCGTGTCGTGTCGGCCGTCCCAGGTCGAACCTAGCACCGCGATTCCGACGCGATCGGGGGGTTCATCCGCGTCGGATGGTCGTGTTACTGTCGCGAGTCGATGGGTCGCCACGGCGGCGATGACCGGCGAGGGGCGGGGAAGATGTCGATCGACGGCGGACGCGCCGAGCGCCGCGGGCGGCGCCGCGAAGACCTGCACATGCTCATCCTCCGCATCGTGGCGCTCGCCACCGTGGCACTCGGCGTGAACTATGTGGCCTGGCGGTGGCTCGACTCGGTCAACTGGGACGCGTGGTGGATCGCGGTGCCGCTCGTCGTCGCCGAGACCTACAGCCTCATCGACGTGGCCCTGTTCGCCCTCACGATGTGGCGAGCCCGAGAGCGACCAGCACCCCCGCCCGCACCCACCGGGCTGACCGCCGACGTCTTCATCGCGACGTACAACGAACCGGTGGAGCTCGTGGCAACGACCGCCCGAGCCGCTCGCGACATCCGCTACCCGCACAACACGTACATTCTCGACGACGGCGACAGACCGGCCATGCGTGCGGCCGCAGCCGAACTCGGCGTCGGCTACATAACGCGTGGCACCGAATGGTCGGGGCGGCCCCGTCATGCCAAAGCCGGCAATATCAACAACGCACTCATGCAGACGACGGGCGAGTTCCTGCTGATCCTCGATGCGGACATGATCCCGAGGCCCGAGATCCTGGACCGCACGCTCGGGTACTTCACCGACGACGAGGTCGCACTCGTGCAGACACCGCAGGTTTTCAGCAACGTCGCCACTGGCGACCCGCTCGGCAGCCAGGCCCCGCTGTTCTACGGCCCCATCCAGGAGGGGAAGGACGGGTGGAACGCCGCTTTCTTCTGCGGTTCCAATGCCGTCCTCCGACGCGAAGCCCTCATGCAGCTCGGCATCGTCGGGTACGTGCGGGCGGCGGATCGGGCGGTCGTGGCGACGCTGCGCGACGCGTCGCGCATCGTCCGACGGGCGCGTCGCCGCGCGGAGCCGGAGAGTCCGGCGGGCGCCGCTCTGGCGACGACGGCCGCAGCGCTCACGGAAGCGCGACGTCAGCTCGGCAACGGAGAGCCGCTCGGGGAGATCACCTACACGTTGCAGCGCCGGGTGCGGGAGGCCTCGGCCGGAATCGTGACGGACGACCTGCGCGCCATCCAGGCCGACCTGGCGGAGATCGACCGACTCGCCGGCGACGACGCATCACCCGACCACGGCGATGTGAACGGACTGGTCGAGGCGCTCTCCACCCGCGAGCTCTCCCCGCTCAACGCTCTCGAGGCCGTTCAGCTCGCCGTGCGCAGCGTCGACGTCGACCGCGGCGACGAGGCCCAGGCCGTCATGCCCCTCGCGACCATCTCGGTCACCGAGGACATGGCGACATCCATGAGGCTCCACGCTCTCGGGTGGAAGAGCGTGTTCCACAAGGAGCTCCTCGCCGACGGACTCGCCCCCGAGGACCTCGGGACGGCTCTCACCCAGCGACTGCGTTGGGCGCAGGGAACGATGCAGGTCTTCCTCCGTGAGAATCCGCTCTTCAGCTCGGGGATGAGCATCGCACAGCGACTCATGTACTTATCGACGATGTGGAGCTACCTCGTCGGTTTCGCGACGATCGTGTACCTCGCGGCCCCCGTCGTCTTCCTCGTCTTCGGCGTGCTTCCCGTGAAGAGTTGGGCGCCGGAGTTCTTCTGGCATTTCATCCCGTTCTTCGTCGTCAATCAGATCCTGTTCCTCGTGGCCGCCAGAGGGCTGCCCACGTGGCGCGGCCAGCAGTACAGCCTTGCGCTCTTCCCCATTTGGATCCGAGCATGCGTCACCGCGTTCAACAACGTCGTCCTCAAGCTGCCCCTCGACTTCGCCGTGACACCGAAGACGCGACAGTCCCAGGCGAAACGCCCGTGGGCGAAAATCCGTTGGCAGCTCGCCGCGGCCGTCGTGCTCCTGATCTCGGTGATCATCGGGATCATCCGGGTCGTCATCCTGGGAGACGAGGTGATCGGCACGGTGGTGAACATCGTGTGGGTCGCCTACGATTTCGTCTGTCTCAGCGTGCTCGTGAGCGCCGTCCGGTATCGCGGCTTCCAGCCCGAACCCGGCGTCGAGACTGACGCCACCCGAACCACGAAGGAGTGACGATGGACTTCAGGACCGAGAATGTCGGGACCGACATCGCGGTGATCCGCGGGGACGGCCGGCTCAACATGGTGTCGGCACCTCACCTTCGCGAGCAGGTGACGCGCGCTATCAATGCGGGGCGAAACCGGATCGTGGTGGATCTGGCCGCTACGTCGTTCATCGACTCGTCCGGCCTCGGTGCGCTCGTCGGCTCGCTGAAGGCGGCGCGTCAGGCCGACGGCGACCTGCGGATCGCTGCGCCCAACGATCAGGTGCGCATGGTGCTGAGTCTGTCGAACGTCGACCGGGTGCTGCGCAGCTATACGGACCCTGGAGATGCGTTCAGTGACTGAGTTCGTCAGCGATCTGACCTCGCCTCCGGACACCGTGGACGAGGTGCATAGTCTGCTGGAGTGCATGTGGGAGGCGGAGCCACTGGTCTCGGCCGGGGTCCGCATGCGCTTCGAGACCGCCCTGATCGAACTGGCGACGAACGTCGTCCAGCATGCGGATCGCGGCAACGGTGTCGCGTGGACCGTGCGGATCGCGAGCTCGGAGACCAGCCTGACCGCCGAGATCGTCGATTCGAACCCGTCGGAGGGCTTCACACCGTCTGTGCGACGATCCATGCCCCCGGATCTTGCCGAGGAGGGCCGGGGGCTCGCTCTCGTCCACCTCCTGGTCGATTCCGCGACCTTCGACGCCACCGAGCACGGCGGCGTCTGGCGAATCCGGCTCAGCAGAGCGATGTCCGCCGAGGGATGAATCGGGCCGTGCCCCGTCAGCGGGAACGGAGATGACACCCTTCGACGAACTCAGGCGACGAACGCGGGTAGACGCGCATGCAGCTCCGCATCCAGAGAGAACGAGCGCGCCGCACGCGTCATTCGGAGGGCTCCTGGGCGTCGGTGTCCTCAGACGGGTGCTTCGTGACGAGGAGCTCCGAGATGCGGCGGCGGTCCATCGCGGTGACCTGGATCGTCGCGCCCTCGAGCTCGACCGTGTCACCGACCGTCGCGAGGCGGCCCAACCGCTCCACCACGAAGCCCGCGACCGTGTCCCACGTGCCGCGCGGCACGTCGAGACCAGTGGCCTCCTCGAAGTCCTGCAGGTTGAGGCGCCCGTCGACGAGGCCGCCCTCCTCGGCGAGCGCGCTCGGTGCCAGGTCGGTGTCGTACTCGTCGAAGATCTCACCGACGACCTCCTCCACGAGGTCCTCGAGGGTGACGATGCCGTCGGTGCCACCGTATTCATCGACGACCACCGCGATCTGCTGATTCTTGGCGCGCATGCCCGTGAGCGTGGGGAGGACGCGCGCCGTCGACGGCAGGTACTCGATCTCACGGGCGACAGTCGAGAGGGAACGGGTCGCGTCCACCGACGCGGCGTCGAACAGGTCGCGCACGTGCACGAAGCCGACGATGTCGTCGATCGACTGGTCGACCACGGGGTAGCGGGAGAACGGCTGGTCCTGCACCCGCTCCATCGCCTCGGCGATCGTGCCGGCGCCGTCGAGCGCGACGACCTCGGGACGCGGTCGCATGACCTCGCTGATCTGACGGTCGCGCAGCGAGAGCACGTCGTCGAGGATGCGGCGCTCGTCCTCCGGGAGGCCCTCGTGGCTCGTGACGATGTCGCGCAGCTCCTCGTCGGAGAGTTCGTCGCTCGACTTATTGGGGTCGCCGCCCAGCAGGCGCACGACCGCATTGGTCGAGATGGAGAGCAGCCAGATGACCGGGCGCATGAGTGTCGCGAATCGGCTGAGGACGGGCGCGACCGCGTAGGCGAACTGGGCGTTCCTCTGGATCGCGAGCCGCTTGGGCGCGAGCTCGCCGAGCACGAGAGAGAGGTACGCGATCGCGAGCGTGAGCACGAGGGTCGCGACGGTGGAGGAGGCCTGCTCGGACAGACCGAGCGAGACGAAGAGCGGCGAGACGTATGGCGCGATCGACGATGCGCCGAACGCGGCCGACGCGAAACCGGCCACGGTCACACCGATCTGGACCGCGGAGAGGAACGTGTTGGGGTTGCGGGCGAGGCCGGCGACCTTCTCGCCGCGCTTACCGCGCGCGGCGATCCCGTTGACCTGGCTCTCGCGCAGCGTGACGAGCGCCATCTCGGTGGCGGCGAACACACCACCGATGAGGACGAACACGACCACGAGGGCGATGTTGAGAAGGAGGTCGCCGTTCATCGGCCGACCTCCTTCGAGACGTGGTGCGCGCCCGGGGTCACCCGGGCGCCGGACCTATGGCAGTCGGACGAGGAATCGACGGATCGTGTCATGTCTCCAGAGTAGAGAGTCCCGCTCGGAAAACGCCTGGGTTGCGCCGGGCGGCGCTCGCTCGACAGTCTCACTGGCCGATGAACGGCGGCGGCCTCACTCCGCGAGGACCCACGGAGCCGCGTGCACGGCGTCGACGGCCGCGGCCCGGTCGCCGACGCCGATCTTGCGATACGCGGCGAGGAGCTGCTTCTTGACGGTGTGCGGGGAGAGATGCTCCGCCTCCGCGATCTCCGCGACGGTCGAGCCGTCGACGATCTGACGCAGCACGGCACGTTCGCGTCGCGTGAGGTCGGTCGACTCGTCGGAGAAGACCGGTGAGAACATCACCTCGTCGTTGCGCTCCCGGAGAGCGTCGCTCGTCCCCTCCCAACTCGCTCGATCCACGAGGACCCTCACCGCTTCGAAACCGGAGTGCGCGACGAGGTGTCGAACGGCCTCCCTGTCGACCTCCGCATCGTTGTCGGAGAGAGCCCCGCGGACCAGTCGGGCTGACACGGCGATGCGCGGTAGCGGGTCGCGGGCGAGCACGTCGGTGAGGACCGACCGCGCGCGCGGTCGTCGCCCTGTGAGAGCAGAGATACGGGCGTCCACCACATCGAGGTACGGGCAGTCGTCGTGCACCGCGGCGCCTCGCGCCCGAGTGATCGCCGCTCTCGCCCGCACGTAGTCGCCGGCGCGGAGGCGCAGCTCCGCCTCGGCGAGCGCGATGACGCCGCCGTTCAGACCGGTCTCCGAGATCGCCGTCGGATACGCGGACACGGTGCCGAGGAGGGTGGACAGGGCGACCGTGGTGTCCGGCTGCCAGAGCAGCGCGATCCGCGCCTGCACGAGAAGGCGCAGGGCCCAATGCTCGACCTCGTGCGAACGGGACAGGTCGAGCGCCAGCGCCTCCGCCCGCGACCGGTCGAGACCATCGATGGCGATGAACGCTTCCGCGATGCGTCCGGCGTCTTCGACGGTGTCGGTCAGGTCCTCGACCGGAGGCAGCCGGCAGAGCCATTCCCTGACCTGCTTCTCCGTACCCGTCAAGGCGAGGATGAGGGCGCAATTGCCCGCGGACTCGGCCGCCATCCGCGTGTTCCCCGTCGTGACGGCGCCGTCGTACACCTCGGTGAAGATCTCGTACGCGATGCTGAGGTCTCCAGCCAGGAAGTGACTGATCGCCCACTGCACGCAGATGTCCGGCAGCACGTGCGTGACAGCGAGCCGTGCGACCGGCGTCGCGTCCGTGAGGGCACGGCGGGCCTCCGTCGCAGCGGCGACGGCATCGACGTGATTCCCGGCCATGCGCGCGCCAGCGGACCGGGCCGTGAGGAACGACAGGATCTCGAGCAGGGCCTGCGGCGCGGCGACGGGTGCCTGGAACCTCGTCGGGCGGACCGGACCGGCGTCCGGGATGAACTCCGCGTACGCCCTCGTGGCCGCGAGCGTCGGACTGCGTTCGACGACGTCGTTCGGTAGGGATCGCATCACCTCTGTGAGGAGGTCACGGTGGGAGGACATGAGCTCCACCCACTCCGTGGTGAGGAGGCCCGCGACGCGGGGCCAATCCTCGGCGTTCATCGCGTTCTTCAGGTCGATGGCGAGGTGCGGGGTCTGGGCGTTTTCGCTCGTCATTCCCTCTGTCTACACCGAATCTAAGGTTCCGCCCCGGTTTTGTCACAACGGCCCTGCCCCGCGTTCTGGGGCACAACCGTTCGGATTCGGGCCACGAACATCCCCCCGATGCGTGACGTTTCGCCGTCTCGGATCGTCTCCTCTGTGACACGGAAACGGCGGGGCCCCTGGGACCCGCCCCGTGGCACCGAGATTCCCCAGTCGCACCAAGGAAGGTCATGCAGCACTACTTCCTCGCTCCGGAGCCCGAATCGGACCGAGAACAGATCACCGCCCCGCCGATGGGATCGGCGGCGCCACACGTACCGTTCACCCCCGTGCAGAGGGTCTCGGTCGCCGGCGACCAGCCGGAACAGGCCCGTCGCGCCCTCGCGGAAGCGTATGCCGGAACCCGGTTCGCCGTCACACGCGGCGACGAACCCTTCTCGTTCCGCTTCGCATCCATCGGCGACGAGCGGCTCACTCTCCGAACGGCCACCGTGGCCGGCCACGTGAGCGGCGAGGTCCCGCGGCTCGACGAGTACGTCGTCACCTGGTTGCGCTCCGGAAGCGGACGCATCACCGGACGGGACACGGAGCCGGAGCATCTGCCGAACGCGCCGTTCCTCCTCCCCTTCGAGCGGCGATACGCGTTCGCTCTCACGGCTCACACGCAGAACTCCGTCCACTTCTCCCCCGCATTCCTGGAGGGCATCGCGGCGGAACAGCGGTCACAAGAGCGCTTGCCTCTCTCGTTCGACACGGGGACGACACCGACTCCGGCCGGCATCGCCGCCTGGCGCGGCGCCGTCGCCCGGGTGACG
Proteins encoded in this window:
- a CDS encoding STAS domain-containing protein translates to MDFRTENVGTDIAVIRGDGRLNMVSAPHLREQVTRAINAGRNRIVVDLAATSFIDSSGLGALVGSLKAARQADGDLRIAAPNDQVRMVLSLSNVDRVLRSYTDPGDAFSD
- a CDS encoding hemolysin family protein, which gives rise to MNGDLLLNIALVVVFVLIGGVFAATEMALVTLRESQVNGIAARGKRGEKVAGLARNPNTFLSAVQIGVTVAGFASAAFGASSIAPYVSPLFVSLGLSEQASSTVATLVLTLAIAYLSLVLGELAPKRLAIQRNAQFAYAVAPVLSRFATLMRPVIWLLSISTNAVVRLLGGDPNKSSDELSDEELRDIVTSHEGLPEDERRILDDVLSLRDRQISEVMRPRPEVVALDGAGTIAEAMERVQDQPFSRYPVVDQSIDDIVGFVHVRDLFDAASVDATRSLSTVAREIEYLPSTARVLPTLTGMRAKNQQIAVVVDEYGGTDGIVTLEDLVEEVVGEIFDEYDTDLAPSALAEEGGLVDGRLNLQDFEEATGLDVPRGTWDTVAGFVVERLGRLATVGDTVELEGATIQVTAMDRRRISELLVTKHPSEDTDAQEPSE
- a CDS encoding carbohydrate ABC transporter permease, coding for MTATRSLTVPATRTRRRRRATGDDTRKVNWWLTAVVAVLSLTVLIPLYFAVVTALKTPDQLAGTGFELPTAVTFENFVNAWNLTEFPRTLMNTAVIAVGAVVLTLLTNSMVSYAIARNMHKKFFKGVYFYVLTALFVPFPIIMLPVVQETAFLGIDNQVGLILLYTVYGLSLNVFIYTAFIRSIPIELEEAARTDGASTWRVFWQVIFPLLGPMNATVGILTCVWAWNDFLLPLVILSDPNARTLPLAQYVFQGQFNTDYTTAFASYLMAMAPLLLVYVFAQRWVISGVMRGSIK
- a CDS encoding GAF domain-containing SpoIIE family protein phosphatase, translating into MREQIDDAVEKKRAQAVASTGLAGMDASERYDRITRAAQETFGVMIAVVNLVDDEAIETISPQPDGHKWISPFGTAFCEYTVRQDHILMVPDTAEDDRFRDRSAVVENGIRFYAGIPLSLEDDTAVGTLCLLDTAPRTLDGSEEDRLRAFGGWAQQALRDSTDRTAHTIDVSRATLDAFRVRDLQIHSLDLPWGDTSGDFHTHATGETLVNASLGDVMGKGAHAGRLGSLLAAGLADVDASPRMSLTRAQSAVHDTLDSEDAFVTVFHAVIDADADTVRFVDAGHGLSVLVRRDGQVLRLHSSDLPIGLQDVGAGWDELAVGLAVGDTLVSVSDGVLDLYDGTLAGLDALAADLRESVDVPRFLDRIVSRSTEEPPSDDVTVLVVSRVAE
- a CDS encoding ATP-binding protein, producing MTEFVSDLTSPPDTVDEVHSLLECMWEAEPLVSAGVRMRFETALIELATNVVQHADRGNGVAWTVRIASSETSLTAEIVDSNPSEGFTPSVRRSMPPDLAEEGRGLALVHLLVDSATFDATEHGGVWRIRLSRAMSAEG
- a CDS encoding AraC family transcriptional regulator, with the translated sequence MQHYFLAPEPESDREQITAPPMGSAAPHVPFTPVQRVSVAGDQPEQARRALAEAYAGTRFAVTRGDEPFSFRFASIGDERLTLRTATVAGHVSGEVPRLDEYVVTWLRSGSGRITGRDTEPEHLPNAPFLLPFERRYAFALTAHTQNSVHFSPAFLEGIAAEQRSQERLPLSFDTGTTPTPAGIAAWRGAVARVTDVLVDVDASPVRRLDAQRALALALLDLYPWVQVDLPAEMRESSRARTRLALEYLHHRAHEPITPADAARATGLHPRTFQLHLARHLDTSPTIYLRDIRLDRVRAELAEQSPDDTTVAAVARAWGFAHLGRFSAVYRARFGEHPRDTLRR
- a CDS encoding glycosyltransferase, translating into MLILRIVALATVALGVNYVAWRWLDSVNWDAWWIAVPLVVAETYSLIDVALFALTMWRARERPAPPPAPTGLTADVFIATYNEPVELVATTARAARDIRYPHNTYILDDGDRPAMRAAAAELGVGYITRGTEWSGRPRHAKAGNINNALMQTTGEFLLILDADMIPRPEILDRTLGYFTDDEVALVQTPQVFSNVATGDPLGSQAPLFYGPIQEGKDGWNAAFFCGSNAVLRREALMQLGIVGYVRAADRAVVATLRDASRIVRRARRRAEPESPAGAALATTAAALTEARRQLGNGEPLGEITYTLQRRVREASAGIVTDDLRAIQADLAEIDRLAGDDASPDHGDVNGLVEALSTRELSPLNALEAVQLAVRSVDVDRGDEAQAVMPLATISVTEDMATSMRLHALGWKSVFHKELLADGLAPEDLGTALTQRLRWAQGTMQVFLRENPLFSSGMSIAQRLMYLSTMWSYLVGFATIVYLAAPVVFLVFGVLPVKSWAPEFFWHFIPFFVVNQILFLVAARGLPTWRGQQYSLALFPIWIRACVTAFNNVVLKLPLDFAVTPKTRQSQAKRPWAKIRWQLAAAVVLLISVIIGIIRVVILGDEVIGTVVNIVWVAYDFVCLSVLVSAVRYRGFQPEPGVETDATRTTKE
- a CDS encoding helix-turn-helix transcriptional regulator, which gives rise to MTSENAQTPHLAIDLKNAMNAEDWPRVAGLLTTEWVELMSSHRDLLTEVMRSLPNDVVERSPTLAATRAYAEFIPDAGPVRPTRFQAPVAAPQALLEILSFLTARSAGARMAGNHVDAVAAATEARRALTDATPVARLAVTHVLPDICVQWAISHFLAGDLSIAYEIFTEVYDGAVTTGNTRMAAESAGNCALILALTGTEKQVREWLCRLPPVEDLTDTVEDAGRIAEAFIAIDGLDRSRAEALALDLSRSHEVEHWALRLLVQARIALLWQPDTTVALSTLLGTVSAYPTAISETGLNGGVIALAEAELRLRAGDYVRARAAITRARGAAVHDDCPYLDVVDARISALTGRRPRARSVLTDVLARDPLPRIAVSARLVRGALSDNDAEVDREAVRHLVAHSGFEAVRVLVDRASWEGTSDALRERNDEVMFSPVFSDESTDLTRRERAVLRQIVDGSTVAEIAEAEHLSPHTVKKQLLAAYRKIGVGDRAAAVDAVHAAPWVLAE